Part of the Tamandua tetradactyla isolate mTamTet1 chromosome 11, mTamTet1.pri, whole genome shotgun sequence genome, GAACGGGGGAGGCGCGAGGAGGGCGCGGCGGCGCTTGGAGATCCCCGGCCGCCCCCGCCTCCGCGCGCACGACCTCAGGCGCCGAGAAGTCAGGcggcggcggggcggggcgccGGGGTGGCCCGGGGCGCCGGGGCCGAGCCACGCAGAGACTCGGAGCGCGAGCGGCCgccggggaggggcgggggcttCGGCCTTTGTCCCGCCCGAGCGCAGGCCGGGCCGCGGGCGCCCCCTCTCGCCGCGCCCCAGTCACGCGGGGGCTGCGCCGGGGTCTCTCGCCCGAGCCGCACCCCCACCGCCCGCCCTGGCCGCTGCAGCCAAACCTCCCAGACCCGTCTCCCGGGGCCCCGCCTCAGGGACCCCCGACTTTGCTAGGCCGGCCCtgtaccacccccaccccccatctgcATGGCCCAGCTGGATGGTCCCGGCTCAGAACCGCGAACAAGCACCCTGTTGAGGGCAGGGGGACACAAAGCCTCACCAGGCTCCATTTGCAAAAGCTGGCCGCTGGGAGGGGCAGAAGGTGCAGAGATGGCTCACCACTCGCCCCCCCCATCACCCACCTGTACATATACAACACAACACAACCAGACACGAAAATCCTCAACCAGGATCCACCAACTCCAGTTTTGCACCCCAGGTGGCCAATGTCCAAAGTAACTGTTCCTTGCTGACCTGGGAGTGGCTTGccctctctgggtctctgtcCCTCTTCTGTGAAACTGCCCTGATGGagcctagcacacagtaggtgcttaatgcGTGTTGAGTCCAAGCAGCATAGGGCAGAAACCCAGAGTGGTTTCCAGGCTGATGGTAAGTCAACACACAGGAGGCCACACGAGGATGGTAAGGGCACAGGGCCTGAGCGTTTTGAGGGCACGCTGCCACCAAGTGTCGGCTGGAATGTGCAGAGTACTCAGCCAAGTTCCACCTCTCTGGGTTTGCTTTGTTCGCCCAGGCCTGGTGCAGGGGAGAGAAACTACAACTGGGACCCAGGATGGTGCCACCCTGAGGATTAGCGCTGCCCCTCACAGGGATTGTGGGAACCCAGAGACTGGCAAACTAATCAGCACCATCAGCAAGGTGGAGGTGGGGACTGTAGAGCTATCCGGGGTGCTCTTGGATGTTTCCCCCCAATGCATTTCAGATATGTTGTGGGTGTGTGTTACCTGGATGCCCCTTGAATTTCCTCCTTTGCCCTGTTCCCCATGGGAGATACCTGGgagtctcttctcttctcttcccatcAAAGATCTGCTCATCCTTCAAGGCCCGTGCGCACACAAGGCCCCCTTGGGATGAGGTTCCGGGTTTGAGATTTCCTCCAGACCCAAAAACAGGCACCCAAGGAGGAAACCTTAGGGCCGACACAGGTGCTTGGCAGAGGAGAGCAGGAACAGGCCCAGGCAGCCACTGCAGAAACCTAGGAGGTCCAGGGAGCCCAGAGCCCAGTTGGGGATAGGACTGTCCCCGGCTCACTGGGCAGGGTCTCCAGACAGACCTACTGGGTGCCCTGAAGAAGGGGCTGGGACTTAAGAAAGGTGGGTCCTTGTGCTACCCTGGGGAGCAGAGGGCACTCCCGGAGGGGCCGTGCTGAgcagaggctggggagggggctgcacTAAAGCCCACCTAGGCAAGGTGTGTGCTCTGAAGGACCCCTGCCGAGAAGTCGCCCCcccgtccccccaccccactctctggCCCCAAATGGTCAAACCAAAGGGCACTCGGCCCTGCAGAGGGGGAGCAAGGGGTGGTGGCGCAGCCCGGCCAGGTCAGCTCATTTGCATGCAGGGGCCACCAAGGCGCTGCCACTGCCTCCTGAGCAGGATTTGAGCAGAAGCTCGGTTTTCCTTCTGTTCTCGACTCTCTCTCAAGGTCAGAGCCCAAGTGGGGACAGGAACAAAGGCTCCACATCCCATTCAACCTCCCCGAGCCCTCTGGCTGCTCCCGGGGGCAGGGGCCGGGGAGGCGGAGGGCAGGGAGGCTGGGAGGCCTGGCCCAGGAGCCAGGGCAGGGGGCCCcagggtggcgggggtgggggctgctgggtAGTACAGGGGACCGTCCCACCCAGGGCTGGGAGCTGTTGCAGCCTCAAGGCTCAGCTGGGTGGGGTCAGGGGTCATTCCAGGGCAGGCCTCTGAGTCAAAGGTCAGGGATCAGTGAAGGTCAGGAGTCAGAAGTCATTGCAAGCCCAGGACTTTTTGATAGGCGGTTCTCTCACCCACCCCAGTCCACACTCCCAGACCTGGGGGTGTATCTGGGCTTAAGGAGAGTCTCATCCAGCCCGGGCCCTCAGcccactgcccctcccccttGCCGATCACCCCCTGCCTGCCTTCACCTGCCCATCTCtggccccagccccccacccgGCTGCCTGCGGGGCCAGGATCAGCGTCCAGCAACCCGTCTGCCTTCAAAGCCACTACGCCGCCGAGGAAGCTAAAAATATGCGAGGAGAAATTTCTCATTACAGAATAAATTGGACCAAATCTGCCACCCGCTCGGGCCTGGGCGTTTTTCAGAAGCCCCAGGGTGGCCAAGCAGGAATCAGAAGGGGGCCGGGCTGGGGAGGGGACCTGCGAGTCAAGAGTCCCGAGGGCCAGTCACTGAGCTGCGGTCTGGGGTGAGCGCTGGAGCCTGGCCTGGCCCTGCCCAGTCCCCAGGGGAGAGCCGGCGCATGTCCCCGAGGCTCCACATAGGggtctcagaaaagaaaaatgcatcctGAGCCTCCCCCAGTAAACTGAACTTCCCATCTCTGCTGTCCGACAGGCCTCTGAAATCTCAACCCGACCCCCAAGTTCCTGCAACCCCCAAACTGTGGCCATGTCCCTGCTGTGGCCGGCCCTCCCTCTCTACCCTCCCTTCTGCCCCACGTGTCCTTGCCGTGTGTCCCACACCGTGTGAGCCCCACGGCCACTTCCCCAGCCTCCATCTGTCCTCATTTCCCAGCCTGAGAAGCTGAAACTTGGGGTCCAGGCCCCTATCCGTGGCCATCCAGGGAGTTGGCCAGGGCCGGCCTCAACCCAGGTGTGACCAGCTGCAGCACCGGGGAACAACCTGGGCCTCCAGCCACATGGGCGGGCTGGGGTGGCTGCAGGGCAGTGGGCCAGGCTGCTTTGTTGTGGGGAGGGGCTACAGAGGGGCTGCGAACCGAGCACCCCCTCGGCTCAGCCTGCCTTCCCAGCACTGACACCCATGGGTGTCCACCTGGCCTGCGTGTGCATGGCCATGTTAGTGCCCCTGCACCTGCGTGCGCGTGTGAGGTGGAGAAGGCGCTGGAAACCCCCTGGGCACAGGCgcatccccacccccagagtGTGCCGGCCAGCCCTGCCTCTCCACCTCTCCCCTCTCCCGCTCGCAGCCGCAGAGAACTTCCTGCTAATAGCGCATTAACCTTGGTGGGGGCGCCAATTACGCGGCATTAATGCcgtgggtgggggcggggggtgccGGGCGTGCTGATGGGTGCTGACAGGCCAACGGGTGGTGGCAGGGGGCGGGCAACACGGCCCGGGGCCGGATGCCTGAGCCAGGGTCTCTCCTGACCTCATTAGAGTAATTAATGTGCCTTTTGAAGCTGGGGAAAGTGCTCGGAGCTGTAAGGAAGGGGCACAGAGCCCAGGGTGGGGGGCCGGGACCAGGCCTTCACTCCAGTTAAAAGCATGTCCCAGTGGGTaagaaatggagagagacagacatGGAGAGACAGGTGGAGATGGAAAGAGACAAGTGCCAAACCCACACCAGGGCAGGTGGAGGCAAAGGCCGAGGCCCAGAGGCAGGCGCTGCCAGCTGGGGACCTCGCTGCCCACGGCCTCAGGCCCCTCTTGGGTTCTGGCTCGGGTCCCCTGGAGGATGCTGGGTGGTGGGGTGGGATCCGTGCTGCCCCTCGCCCTTGACAATAAGTCCTGAAAAGTATCAGGGTCTCCTCTGGGGCACCTTCAGGGACAGCCTAGGGCAGTGTCCAGGCCAAGCCCTCGAATCTGAGGGAGCCCCCCCACTGCAGCCTCCCCCTGGCCCCAGGCTTGTCCCGCAGGGACCCCTCCCAGCCCACCCAGGCTCTCAGTAAACCTCCAAGGGTGGGGTGCCTGAATGTCAGATGGGCAGTGGGTGACTAGGTGAGCATCCAGATGGGgggcccactccccaccccttcaGGCCAGGTGGTGGCAGGTCTGGCTGGCAGGTCCCTTGTGACCACTCCAGCCACCATCCAGCTCTTTCCAGGCCTCCCAGTGAGATGCTTCAGGACACTCTGTGATGGACGAGCTTCCACCCCCAACCTTCCTGGCAGGACCTACTGGCCCTTAAGTgcacagttttttttaaagaacaggtTGGAGGTGGGAGGCAGTcaggaggacttcctggaggcAGCAACGAAGGCAGGGGAGGAAAATGCTAGCAGGATGGAGGCAGGTTCTGGCTGGGCAAAGACATGCAAGGAGGCAGACGGGGATGGGCAGAGGACCCCTGGCTGGAGAGGGACTGCCTGACTGTGACAAGATGCTCCCCTGCACCCAAGTGGCAGGCAGGTGGGATGGACCCTGGGCCGAGGCTTGGCCAGCCATGGTAGATGCAGAGGTGGCATGGCCAGGGTAGCTGGCTGGTTTCCCCACCTGTGCAATGGCTGGTTCCCTGTCCAGCAGAGGAGGGCAAGGAAGCTGCAGCCCAGGAACTGGGGACACCCACCCCAGGGAGGCCAAACTCCGGCCACCAGGACCTGCAGTTGGCAGGCAGTGTAAGGATGCCACCTAGTGGTAGTTCCCCTTTATGACATGTAGCAGCAGCACTGGCAAGGGGTGGGGGTGCAAGTGGATAAACCCCAAGGGGACATCTAGAGAAGACCTTGATTAACCATGAAAGACTTCGGCCAgactgcggggggggggggggggggcagggtggtCCTTAGGCTTCATGGCCAcagccagcccctcctgccaTGTCTCCAGACCCTTATGTGAGGAACAGGTGACAGGCTGGCTGTCAGACCTAAGAAGGGTCTGACAGCAGAGGAGGTGGATGGGTGAAGGTGTGGCAGGTACATGGgtctcccagcccccacccccacccaagccTGGGAGCTGTAGAAACCCTAACCCCCCACTTCCAGGCTAGTGGAGTGAGTTTTGGAGCCCTGGATCAAGGGCTTTGATGGATTAATAGAAGTTCTCCCTAGACCCAGAAGCAAGGCATTCTTCTGTAGAAGCCCCGCCTGTATCTCACACCCATGGCTGATTCTTGAACAGCTGGGGGAGGGGATGACAGCAAGGCAAGAGAAGCCCAGCTTTGTCACGgaatgagaaactgaggcatacaCCAGGACAGTGTCTGTGGTCTAGAGAGGCCCCTGTTCTGTTGTCCCCCCACAGTGCCCTGAGCAGGAAACCTGAGTGTGGAGCTGGGTACCAGTTGCAGTCACTGCCCCTAAGTTTATTTATTGCCCCTGGCCCAGCAGGGAAGCTCCCAGACAGGCCAGGTCCAAGTTCCAGCAAGGAGAGGGCCCAGACCCAGTCACAGTCTGGCCTGAAGGGGGGGTGTCTCAGAGTCCTAGCGGGAAGCTGTGGCAGCCGCTGTGACTTCTGCTGTGTACAACCTCAGCCAGACTGGGGTGGCGTCCCGGGAGGCAGGCAGAGGCAGCTGCAGGCAGGCCGGGCAGGTTCCAGCAGGTGCTTCTGGGGCTGACAAGAGGCATCAGCGGGTGCCCCCAGGTGCAGGGAAAGGGCCCAGGACACTGTCCTGCCCCCAAGATCATCGGAATGTCAGCCTCCCCTGGCTCCTGGAGGCATCTGGAGGGTGAGGAGGAAGGGGTGCAAGGTGAGGGTGAGAGGCCCTGTTTAGATGAAATCACATCCCCCCCACGAACTTAAGTTTAAGCCCTAACCTGTCCAGCAGGTATAggctcatttgtaaatgggatctccACAGACCCTGCTggttaagatgagaccaaactgcATCTGGGAGGCTGTCACCCAACATACCTGAATCCttgtaagcagaggaaatttggtcACAGAAGTGGAGGGCAGAAGCGGAcagacagccatgtgacagaggcagaaactGAGTTATGGGTTGCCAGACAGCCACCCGAAAACCCCACAGACTGCAGAGAAAGTTCAATCCTTCCCACACCTTGATGGTGGGCTCGGGAGGAGAAATTCCTGCTGCTCAAGCCCGTGCCTGGAGTATTTGCTCCAGCAGCCCCGGAGGACTCAGGGGCCCGACAACTCACTCTTATCCCGCTGGGCAGCAGTGGCCTGGGAGGGTCTGGGCACCACTATTGCTGTGGCTCAGCCTCGGCATGTCTGGGCCCACCTCCCCTAGCCACCCAAGGGAAAGGAGGTCCCCTGATAGGGGAATTGGACAAGATGCTCCCCACCCCCTGAGGCCCCGCTCCTGCCACAGGGGCTCCAGCCTCCATGCCTGCCATGCCTGCCCTGCTctcacccccatccccacaccaACAACCTAGGCAGACCACGGCAACCCCCCCGACAGGGGACCCCAGGCCCCTCACATCAAACTCTATTTTGGCCTTTGttcctgctgttccctctgcctggcatACCCCCCTCCATGACTTCCCTCTCTGTGTCACTCTCTGTGGCACTCTGACACTGACCTTGACCATTAAGCAGAGGTTTAGAGAAATAGAGGCCAAATGAATACTTGGAGAATTCCCTAATGTAAGCGTTATGGCTCCTCCCTGGCATCAAAGGACTGGGCAGCAGTGGCCAGAAGCAGGAAGTGTGCCTTGCCCAAGGCCATCCTCTGTGACTGCAAGGCCATTAGGAACGCAAGGAGGGTGGTCAGGCCCCGGGACCAGTCTGGCCACCACCCACCCACAGGCCCCCAGAGGCGGGGAGGGCTCCCTACCATCTCAGATTCCACGTCTCAAAGACTGTCTCCTTGTCACTGTCCAGCGAGGCCATCTCGGTGGGGTCCTCGGTGTTGGCCAGTAGCCCATACCTCCTCTGCTGAGGCTTCTTCAACCTGGAGGTACGTCCAAACTCACTGAGTGTCCACCACCACCCCGCTCCCCACCAGTCCTGCCAAGGGGGCCACTGGCACCTGCTTTGCCCCTTTCCTCTCCATGTTCTCCTCCCTGCTGTCCCTGCTCTCAGCCTCGCCACCCCTAGCCTAGACCCCCGAACCCCCCTTAACTAGACCAGCAAATCTTGAAGGTCCTACCATATAGGTTTTTTTTGCATTATATCTGCTAACTGCTCTTGGGGTGATGGCAGCAGGAGAGAGACCCTTTCTTGGAGGCTTTTCCCTCATCAGCTCACCTCCCCCCAGCCATTTTGCCCATTTCTCTGAGGGAAAGGCTGTCTCAAAGAGGGGCAAGGAATTGCCAGAGACCCCCATAAAAATCACATCGAGGATGGTCTCGGGCCCAAGCTTAGCCTTAACCACCACTGACGTCTTCCTGAGAGAGGCAAGAGCAGACACCCAGGGAGAAGCATACTTTGCGTGAGCGACCCAGGCAGTATGAGTGGAGGGTGGGGCCACATCACCCAGGTACCCTTTAAGGTGTCCGGACTTGTCACTGATGATCACAAGGGACGTGGTCAGATCTGTGTGAAAACCCTCCTCACGGACAACAACGCAGGAGAGGTGGAAATGATAGGGAGATTTTGGCCGTGGCCTGGGAAAACCTGTGTCCCATTGGCAGGGCTGTGGGCATGGTCGGGGAGGAAACTGATTGCTGAACTGTTTAGGGCCAGCAATCCCAGCAGTACCTAGGGGTAGATCACTGGCCACTCCTGGGGGTTTAACGAGGAGCCAGGAGTGGGGGTGGACTCAAGTTTGGCCCCTAGACGGGCCTGCTCACGGCCTGGGTAGATCCTTGGGGCCCCTTCCCTCACCACTGCGGGTGGTGATGGAAAGCTGCCTGTCCAGGGCTGTAAGGCGGTGGCCCGCTCCTGACACAGGCTCATTTGGTGGACCCCGCTCATGTCCCGGGACAAGAGGAGGTGTAGAAAAgcacaaaaatacaaaattcGAGAGCCCCAAAAGGTCTTGGGAGAGGAGGCGTCGGCCGAGGACAAAGGCCTGGATAGAAGACAGGACCAGGGCGGACCCCAGGGGATCCCCGTGGGAACCCGCCGCCGAGAAAGGGGCTGGGGAACCCGCCGCCGAAGGACCAGGGAGCAACCACTTGGTCCAAGCCCAGCgcagggctggggctggaacACCCCGGGGCGGCCAGGGCACCGGGCTCGAATCTCGTGCTCCTCAGTCCCAAGCGCCGGCGGCTCCTCTGGGACGCGAAGGGGTGGATGCCTAGGCCTGGGACCTTGGCAACACCGCACAGCACCGCCCCCGAAACCCAGGGAAGTCACGTGACCGTCTGTCACTCGGTCACGTTGCGTCGTGTACGTGGAAGGGCGGAGTCCGCACGCCAGCACGTGTCGTATGCCGCGCGCGCTGATTGGCCGCGGCAGGGCGGCGGCGTAAGGCTGACGCACCTGAAGGCCCGGATGAGGAAGTAGAGCGCGGCAAGGCCGCTAAAGCCCGTGAGCACGTAAAACGAGCGCAGCAACGGCGAGCCCGGCGAATTCAGAGGCCGTGGGTGCGTGCCGTTGGCCGGCGGGGCCAGCTGGCTGCCGTTCGTCACggcgggcggcggcgggggcgACAGCGCGGGCTGCACGGAGGATGGCGGCGGGGGCGCGGCCTCCCGGGTTCCACTCAGCAGTGCCCACAACAGCAGCGCCGGCAGCAACAGCGGGAGCGGCGGCGGCACGCGCGGCCCCATGGCCTGGCGGAAGCGGTAGTGGCGCCCCGCCCCTGCGAGCTGCTGTCACTCAGGCCGCGCGGGGCAGGGGCAGCCAATAGGCAGCCGGGGGGCAGGCCTGTCGCCCCGCCCCTGGCCAGCCTCCTGGTCGCTTCGCTTGCTTGTTTCAACGTGGCCGTACTTCTGGCACCTCGCGGCCCGATAGCCATCCTTCCTTTGCCTATTTCGGACCCTGGGCATGGCCCTTCCTTATTTTGAACCTGTTTCCCCTGAGGTGTAGTAGGGTGTAGTGAGAGCGCACATGGGAAGCCCCGTCTCAGGAGACGCGGTCATTTCGCCCACTGTCCTTTAAAGCACTAGGGTACTTATGGTCTGATGACTCGGCCGCAGTCATCTCGCCCACTGTCCTTTAAAGTTTAAAGCACTAGGGCACTTATGATCTGAGGTTCCTCCTGGTCAGGTCACCATTCAGAGCCTGAAGCGTGAGGCTTCCAAAGGTCACAAGTGACCGTTGGCGTACCTTGCCCAGGCAGCGGCCCGGGGCTGGGCTGAGCAGACAGTTCCAGTTCCAGTGCTCACGGCTGGGGGAACCCAGGAACATGAGGGCCCTCCCAGCGGTCAGAACGGTTAAACCTAAGGTTCTTGGACAAGGGAAGCAGGCCACCAGGAACAGCCCTCAGGAACAGGAGTGGTGGAGGAAGGTAGAGCCTGGGAAACCCATCCAGGGGACCACACAATTTCGGCAAATCTCTGCTTCCTTTCTAGTCCAAAGCAAAAACAGTTAACTTCTGTGCTCAGGTTTAATTTCTCTAGGGGAGTGGGGGTGTTTCACAGTGACATCTGAGATTCTCCAGCTCTGGAAACAGGATTACTTCCTAAGTCAGTTTAGGGATCTGAGCTGCCACCAGCAGATGTAGCCAGCGGGAACAGGCTGCAGGCTGGGAACTGGGTTGGGGGGGACAGGCATCAGAGTCACCATTCTCTTAGCCCAAAGGTGCCCACCCCTGTTGAGACTTAAAGGTGTGGGGACACCAGTAGGCTCCATGTGCTGGATGGAGCAGCTGGAGCCACATGGCCCACAGCCCAATGTCTGCCAAGCAGCAACACCCCAACCTCAAGGTGGGCAGAGCTGGGGCAGCCACAAATCTGAGGTGAGGGCATCCATGCTGGCTTTGCCACTCTGGGGTCAGGGATGACAGGCAGGACCTTTTGGATCTTGGGACCCAATCAAGCTTCCAATTGTCCACAACTAGGCAGTATCAATTCCAGAGAAAGGCCCTCAACCCTGTCTCCATTTGCTGCCCCAGTCTGGGCTTCTTCACCCATAATCTCTGCCACCCCTTGGTGGACCAGGCCTAGCCTCCCTAACACCCCATGCCAGAATGCTCCTCGCTCTGCCTCATAGTTCAAAGCAGGCAAGGCCAGCAGATAAGCTCTAGGAATATACTCTGAGCAGCCCAGCTTGCTCTCTTCTGTCTTGTGCTCCTGGATTTGGAAAAAGTGGGATGGTGAATCTTGCAGGGTCAGCCCTATCCATTGTCTTCCCCTCTGCCCTGACATGTTGTGTCAGCAAGGTTGGCTGCTGTTCCCTTCCGCCCTCTCCAGGATCCCCAACTATTGCCAGCCTCAGGGGACAGGCGGGATCAGGAGCACTGGGGCTAGGGACCCAATGTCTGAGTGGCAAGCTCAGCCCCAACACTCTGCTGCTCCTAGAACTGCAGGGTGGGTGGATGGGCCCCAAGTGCCAGTTCAGGACTCAACCCAGCTCAGTGTATCCTGGGGCTCCCAGTTGTCAGTCACAAGAGGGCCTAGGAGGGGTCAGGTATCAACTGGTGCCTGTGAGGCCCCCTTCAGGACTCTTGGACCCCAACAATCACCTGAGGGGAGACAGAAGAACTAAGATGGGAAGTGACTGTTCACATTTGTGCCCTCAGCACGGGCCCAGAGAAAGCCTGAGTCAGCTTTGTCTCTGCATGGACATGCACTGCCTCCCTCCACCCTGACACCTCCCAGAGATCAGGCCACTAGCAGATCCAAGACTCAGGGGCCCAGCCTCAATGGCACAACGACAAGCAGACACAGACAGGTCTGTGACACACAGTCCTTTATTCAGGTCTGACTTTCCACGTCCTGCAGGAAGACTGTCCACCGTGTAAGCCGCCAGCACCCGTGGCTATCCTTGAGTGACCCTTGCCCACAAAGCACCTACAAGAAAAACAAGCAGGGATAAAAACGGGACATGGCAGCCTGCAGGTGGGGGGAACACCAGAAGCCAACCAGACCCCCACAGAGGATGCCACCTGGCAATGCCAGTCACAGCGGAAGGGCCCCAGACAGGGAGGGGAACAGAGGCTGGACCACACCTGCCACAAAAAGCGCTTACAGGCAGCCAGCATCAGGTGGGGCCCATCTCCGGCACTCACCTTGCCGGCAAACGGCTCCAGGTCAAGGCCTCCTGGGATGGTCACTGCCATGGTTGAGCCACCTCTCCCTGGGCTGCAGCTCGGTCCCCTTCACCCTGCCAAAGCAAAGGTACGTGACGCCCAGTGGCCCCACAAACAGGATCACAGCCGCCCCCTCCCCGAAACCATCCACAGCTCCTAGAAGGGTCTCAGCTAGTCCACAGGCCCAGCATGGCTCAGACCCACGGGCCCACGCCACGTTCCACCCTTAAGCAGAGCCCACTACCCGCTGGGGACGGAGCTGCTCCGACATCGGTGTGGGCTCTGGGGGAAACCGATGGTGGCAATGAGACATCAGAGAATGCTACGTTTAGGAGTGGCTTAAGGAGGTCTGGAAAAGGCTGTCAATTGACGAATAAAAAGTCCAAAAGGCAGGGTGTGCGGTGGCCCCTTCCTGCCTACTAGCAAGGCGTGACTGTGCCCCAG contains:
- the FAM174C gene encoding protein FAM174C isoform X2 — protein: MGPRVPPPLPLLLPALLLWALLSGTREAAPPPPSSVQPALSPPPPPAVTNGSQLAPPANGTHPRPLNSPGSPLLRSFYVLTGFSGLAALYFLIRAFRLKKPQQRRYGLLANTEDPTEMASLDSDKETVFETWNLRCHRGWPWARHTSCFWPLLPSPLMPGRSHNAYIREFSKYSFGLYFSKPLLNGQDASRSQGRLTFR
- the FAM174C gene encoding protein FAM174C isoform X1: MGPRVPPPLPLLLPALLLWALLSGTREAAPPPPSSVQPALSPPPPPAVTNGSQLAPPANGTHPRPLNSPGSPLLRSFYVLTGFSGLAALYFLIRAFRLKKPQQRRYGLLANTEDPTEMASLDSDKETVFETWNLRCHRGWPWARHTSCFWPLLPSPLMPGRSHNAYIREFSKYSFGLYFSKPLLNGQGMLGDSLPDAVWSHLNQQGLWRSHLQMSLYLLDRCLQEPGEADIPMILGAGQCPGPFPCTWGHPLMPLVSPRSTCWNLPGLPAAASACLPGRHPSLAEVVHSRSHSGCHSFPLGL
- the FAM174C gene encoding protein FAM174C isoform X3; the protein is MGPRVPPPLPLLLPALLLWALLSGTREAAPPPPSSVQPALSPPPPPAVTNGSQLAPPANGTHPRPLNSPGSPLLRSFYVLTGFSGLAALYFLIRAFRLKKPQQRRYGLLANTEDPTEMASLDSDKETVFETWNLR